From the Acidilutibacter cellobiosedens genome, one window contains:
- a CDS encoding JAB domain-containing protein — protein sequence MPAFEELRYIQAFARIIGVKEDAAIEYAQRKGLNALVDNATQLLTTPVQREKHQAFLDLYRMSSSINTRNPIISSPNDASAFFHSIMEKIYDKEAFVVAFLNTKNRIIDHEVVSVGTINSSIVHPREVFRNAIINKANSVILCHNHPSGDINPSAEDITITRRLKETGEILGISVLDHLIINGINQNKMYSFKEKGVLEQVGDYITSNSDGIAVKEAKKEKKISVVEQLKNQSTISKEKQKTAPISAEMER from the coding sequence ATGCCAGCCTTTGAAGAACTTCGCTATATTCAAGCATTTGCGAGAATTATAGGAGTAAAAGAGGACGCTGCAATAGAATATGCACAAAGAAAGGGCTTAAATGCTTTAGTGGATAATGCTACACAACTGCTTACTACTCCGGTTCAGCGAGAGAAACATCAAGCATTTTTGGATCTATATAGAATGAGCAGCTCCATTAATACTCGAAATCCAATAATCAGTTCCCCTAATGATGCCTCTGCCTTTTTCCATTCAATTATGGAGAAAATATATGATAAGGAGGCTTTCGTGGTTGCATTTCTAAACACTAAAAATCGTATAATCGACCATGAAGTAGTGTCGGTTGGAACCATTAACAGTTCTATCGTACACCCCAGAGAAGTTTTTAGAAATGCCATTATAAACAAGGCAAATTCTGTTATTCTATGTCACAATCACCCATCTGGAGATATAAATCCAAGTGCTGAAGATATAACCATTACACGTAGATTAAAGGAGACTGGGGAGATATTAGGAATCAGTGTTTTAGACCATTTGATTATAAATGGAATCAATCAGAACAAAATGTATTCATTCAAGGAAAAAGGAGTGTTAGAGCAGGTAGGAGATTATATTACATCTAACTCAGATGGCATTGCAGTAAAGGAAGCTAAAAAGGAAAAGAAGATTTCCGTTGTGGAGCAGCTCAAAAACCAATCGACTATAAGCAAAGAAAAACAAAAAACAGCACCTATCAGTGCAGAAATGGAGAGATGA
- a CDS encoding transposon-transfer assisting family protein yields MSKFNVEEINLICIYNTGTRTGLLSELTKMQTHLAQDEKELFNLTQSVVDKLSTMSDDEFDSITAELIADFEEQED; encoded by the coding sequence ATGAGTAAATTTAATGTAGAAGAAATTAATTTAATCTGCATTTACAACACAGGCACAAGAACAGGATTGCTATCTGAGCTTACTAAAATGCAGACACATTTGGCACAAGATGAAAAAGAGCTTTTCAATTTGACCCAATCCGTTGTAGATAAGCTGAGTACCATGAGTGATGATGAGTTTGATAGCATTACAGCAGAGCTGATTGCTGATTTTGAGGAACAGGAGGACTAA